One window of Nymphaea colorata isolate Beijing-Zhang1983 chromosome 11, ASM883128v2, whole genome shotgun sequence genomic DNA carries:
- the LOC116264962 gene encoding AP-5 complex subunit mu has protein sequence MPGCSIRALWILNNQDNVVFSRRFPVVERRWHLACQKEYGALYKEDKRFGISFLLPGDAEIASAFSTRKQSEGSVRGYGIRVASSALGSDSWVDDPITRHVISLHIEKEEEEMSTLLWPLILHTKGPYRILILPLVEPAHLEAYKEMLQRPDCGNSVGMEEGISSLLLDLPCITGAFLVGHVLGDIIVGDAQEPEVFVAASPTVGGLLDSLTGSIGISGIAARSKPVAAPVAATTGTGSGAAGVVVSDAPRNSSRLLDKELLRTFISSSMPFGTPLDLNVSNILAVKANGFQSSDLPPTDLKQPAWKPYLYRGKQRIMFSILETVYAAMYDRDEIPDTVLISGQVNCRAELEGLPDVSFPLAGLSTAHIEVLSFHPCAQVPEHGVDKQALMFSPPLGNFLLMRYQAYCSLGPPVKGFYQLSMVSEDEGAFLFKLRLMEGYKAPLAMEFCTITMPFPRRKIVFFDGNPSLGTVATTEHAVEWKIIPSGRGVPGKSVEATFPGTIRFSPRATMKSHGSLSFGKGSMVDDESDTESENLNNVVNIEDFLMEKMNKDLPPVDMEEPFCWDAYNYAKVAFKIVGGTLSGMSIDPKLVSIYPAVRAPVDFSAQVASGEYILWNTLGRCPSAASSKV, from the exons ATGCCCGGTTGCAGCATCAGGGCCCTCTGGATCCTCAACAACCAAGACAACGTCGTCTTCTCCAG ACGGTTTCCCGTGGTAGAAAGGCGATGGCATTTAGCTTGCCAGAAAGAGTATGGGGCATTGTACAAGGAAGATAAACGATTTGgaatttcttttttgcttccagGTGATGCGGAGATTGCATCGGCATTTTCTACTAGAAAGCAAAG TGAGGGTTCAGTACGGGGTTACGGGATACGTGTTGCATCATCAGCTCTTGGTTCTGATTCATGGGTTGATGATCCAATAACTCGACATGTTATTAGCCTTCACAttgagaaagaagaggaagaaatgagTACTTTGCTCTGGCCTCTCATATTGCATACAAAAGGCCCTTATCGCATTCTTATCTTACCCTTGGTTGAACCTGCCCACTTAGAAGCATATAAAGAAATGCTGCAAAGACCAGATTGTGGAAACTCTGTTGGAATGGAGGAAGGCAtatcttctcttcttcttgatCTTCCTTGCATCACAGG AGCTTTTTTGGTGGGACATGTGTTGGGCGATATCATCGTTGGTGACGCTCAGGAACCAGAAGTTTTTGTAGCGGCATCTCCTACAGTGGGAGGGTTGTTGGACTCTCTAACTGGTAGTATTGGAATATCAGGCATTGCTGCTAGGTCAAAACCTGTGGCTGCACCAGTTGCAGCTACAACTGGTACAGGCTCTGGTGCTGCTGGTGTCGTTGTATCTGATGCTCCAAGAAATAGTTCAAGGCTACTTGACAAAGAACTTTTACGGACTTTTATAAGCAGCTCAATGCCTTTTG GAACTCCTCTGGATCTTAATGTCTCCAACATACTAGCTGTCAAGGCAAATGGTTTCCAGTCTTCAGATTTGCCACCAACGGATCTCAAGCAACCTGCTTGGAAGCCTTATCTTTATAGAGGAAAGCAACGGATTATGTTTAGCATTCTTGAAACAGTTTATGCAGCAATGTATGACAGAGACGAAATACCAGATACCGTATTGATTTCAGGTCAGGTTAACTGCAGAGCAGAGTTGGAAGGATTGCCTGATGTGTCTTTTCCTCTGGCAGGATTAAGCACTGCTCATATTGAAGTTCTGTCCTTCCATCCTTGTGCTCAGGTTCCGGAACATGGCGTAGATAAGCAAGCATTAATGTTCTCTCCTCCACTTGGGAATTTCCTTTTGATGCGCTACCAAGCATACTGCAGCCTTGGCCCTCCCGTAAAAGGGTTTTATCAGCTTTCAATGGTTTCCGAGGATGAAGGTGCCTTCTTGTTTAAACTAAGGTTAATGGAAGGCTACAAGGCTCCCCTAGCAATGGAGTTCTGTACCATAACAATGCCATTCCCACGAagaaaaattgtgttttttgaTGGAAATCCTTCTCTTGGTACTGTTGCAACAACAGAACATGCTGTTGAATGGAAAATTATTCCTAGTGGTCGAGGTGTTCCAGGTAAAAGTGTCGAGGCAACTTTTCCTGGAACCATTAGGTTTTCCCCAAGAGCCACTATGAAATCTCATGGTTCATTGTCATTTGGGAAGGGTAGCATGGTTGATGATGAGAGTGATACAGAATCAGAAAATTTAAACAATGTAGTCAACATTGAGGATTTTTTGATGGAAAAGATGAATAAGGACCTTCCGCCAGTTGATATGGAGGAGCCATTCTGTTGGGATGCATATAACTATGCCAAA GTAGCA